Part of the Passer domesticus isolate bPasDom1 chromosome 8, bPasDom1.hap1, whole genome shotgun sequence genome is shown below.
TGTATTCCAAAACAAGTGTTTAAAGTGTTAAACTTTAAACAAAACAAGTGATTGAAGTGTTTAAAAGATTAAGAAAAGTATTTGACTACTATGCTGTAAACTAAGTTTGTGATTTTACAGTGTGACTAtcaaagaataggaaaaaaaccacatatTTTGTAATGAATGTAGTTCTAAAGATGCATTAAGAATCTTAGCATCTGAGTGTGGTTGCTCAGAGGGAGAACTGTGATGTCCAGGGAGGGGTGCAGGTTgcagagtgcccaggtgtgtgctccctgtgcctcccagagctgcagttcctgcactgctgcaggagccaaGTGCTCGAGCAGGAGCCTCCATTCCCCCCTCACCCACGTGCACGTTCCTCACGGCCCCTGCCTTCTTACTGCCTTCCCAGTCCACCCCATGGGCTCCAAAtgtgcatccccagcagctcccctccCGTGGatgagctgctgtgccctcCATCCAGGAGGGCTGGAGTGAAGTCCACCCTTGGACTCTGGCATGTATCTCACAAGATGCATTGTAGGAAAGTGTGAGGTAGAGCCCTTCAAGTTATTTCCTTGGGGTAATTTTAAACACTCCTAGGAGATGAACACTAAACTTTGTGAACAATTGCACGAAGAAATATCTTAAATGCAATTTGGACTTAAAAGCAATTGTTTTCTGTATGCTTGGGAAATCCTTAAGGTAGGAAATGCACAATCAAACCTGTGCTTGCTGCAACAGCTAACCTAGGATGTTCCCTATGGCAAATGAAAAGCCTGATCTGCAAATTACAGGGTTCTAGCAGTAGATACAGACAGACAGATATCATAATCACTTTGAAGAGTGAAAGGGCAATTGTGGTTAAAATGatgttttattattatattcttTTGGATGTCTCTATGGAATCTGATAACATTTATTCATATTCTGGCAGCGGCAGTTTCTGCAGTGAGGTAACTGTTTCTGTTCTAGTTCTGCACTGCCACTTAATCAGATCTGCTGGAGGTTTTCAACATTTTAATGGGGTTTCAGCGTGATTAAAACCAGATGAAAAGTTTTCAGGCATTTTTAGCCAAGAACACAAAGTGAAGCAGAAGAAGGACTTAATACTGCATTTTGTCAGTGCTGCACTAACTAAAGCTACAGTTTCttccttgcccagctggcacaaAGTAAAGTATTTCAAATATAACAGTCCAGAGCCTGTTGAGGAGCTGAACtgattaaaataaaaggaatgtgaaaagaaaaagaccCTTGAAGAATAGCTGATGACCATGATCCCTTTCCCTTGATCACAGTGAAACTTTCTGTTTGGAGCCAGTCTGCAGTTCATACGGTGGTTCTGTGATAGTCCAAGGAAGGACTCTGAGGTTATCAAACTCATATAGCTGCATGTGAATACAATATTGATCTCTGTTCACATATTCTTCCATAAAAGTGTGCTTTGATGAAGTTACAAAATGACTGAATGCTTttcttgctttaattttttaGCAGTTACCTGCAGAGAAACGTGCATCCTCTGACCTTAGTATTGCCAGCTCTGAAGAGGATAAACTTTCACAGAATGCTTCTGTCCTGGAATCTCTCTCTGAGAAAACAGAAAGTAATGCCATTGAGGACAAAACAACTGGAGATGAATCTGAAGACATTAAATTTAGGAAAACAGCTGATAACATACACGATACTCCTGTTAGTGATGTAAAAGTGCAGAACGGTTCTTTGCCAGCTGGTGAAGATGAGCAAGGCAAAATGGTGCCAGCagaaaagaatacagaaagcctggaaaaaatgcATGAGGATACAGAACCCCAGAAAGGAGGTAAAGAACTTGATGTAGAAATAAAGAATGAACCCAACTTAGaaatagagaaagaaaattccATGGCAGATGAACAGATAGAAGATGACAAACTGAAAGTATTACCTGTAACTGAAGATAGGGTAGAAACTGAAGAAGGCATTTCTAAGGAAACTgatgaaaaagaagaggagaagAGAATGGATCTCTTGGACGGTGAGGAAGAAAAGGTCCCTGCAGAAAATAGAGATACAGAGCAAAAGGAAGATAAAGGTGAAGCTCAGAAAGAGGCAGTAATAGATACCACTGCAGAAACTCTGCCTAATGCTACAGTTGAAGTGTCTGATGAAGAAAAGGAACTGATAAAGCATGGAATTGACAACATTAAGGAGATAGGTGCTATTGCTGAAACATCCATCAGTGATGGGGATAAAATACCTGAGCTGGAGGATAAGCCAGTGGAAAGTCAGGCTAAGCAGGTCCATGAGATAATCAGCTCTGAAGAAACTCTATCAGAAAGCCAAGATACAGTGATCGAAGTAGACAAGAAACTGGCAGAAAGTGAAAATGAGGGTATCAGTGATATAAACAGCACAGAGGAAACAAAGATCAAAGACTCTGGGAAAGATATCGTAGACCAGAAGACATTACAGACTAAACCTGAGGATATTCCTGATAAACTGATGGATAAACTGACTGGTATGGACCAAAATTCAGGAGAGAGTGGACCTGAGAATATACAGGAAACCAACGTCCAGGTAGACAAAGAACCTCTGGCAGTTACCTCAGATGAAATCATGAAGAATAAACTTCAAGACACTGTCAGTGAACAAGCTGATGAGTCTGAAGTAACTCCAGTCCCCAGTATTAGTATTAGCactgaagaaaatgagaaagtcAAAACAGATAATCAAGGCAATACTGAGACTTTACAGCAACTGGAATCGGAGAATTTGAAGGAAAATGATGCAGATTCAGGCACTGGCTCTACAGCTGATAACAGCAGCATTGATTTGAACTTGTCCATTTCTAGTTTCCTTAGTAAAAACAAAGAGACAGGATCAATATCTTTACAGGTAAGTGCaagcatatttttttaaaatgtcatgtGAGTGTAACCCTGAAATTATCTCCAAGTGTTACCTTTGCTACAAAGAAATATATTGAGGGAGAAACTAGTATGGCACATGTATACAAAGCTTTGTAGAAACCAAAGTATTCTAAACTGCACCATCCAACAATGTCTGGATTATGTGCAGTTATGCTAATTAGTTTCTTACTGTATTGCATAATAGTATAAGCCATAAAAGGAAGTGTAATAATACTAAACATGAAGATTTGTGAACGGTTGTAGGTCAGAGCTGATACTCAAGAAGACCAGCTAAATGCACAGAATTCTTGTTCAATGGGAAAAATCTCTTGAATATCTGATCTTATACTGAATTCCTGTCACTTCCATATTTTGTCTCGCTGTTTGGGACACCCAAGGCAGACATTCTGCAGGATTTTATTCCAGTCAGTGTTCTCCTGTGGTTGTACTGTGTCCATGCAGTTATGTCACTATGAATGAGCTCAGAGGAAGCACATTCCAGACCATGAACTTTATTTGTAGTCTTTGTATTCAAATTAATGTAGCCATGTTGGGGTAGTAACTTTAACATGGGCTTGAGTGGAGGAAAAACAAACCTAGAAAGACTACCAAACAAAAGAATCATAAATTGGCATAGCTGTGCTAAACATGAGGGTGTTTGCAGTTGCCCTGACACAATGGAGATGGTGCAGGTGCAGCTGGGGTCCCTCTCTTCTTAAGTTTctggcttaatttttttttcttctggtacTTTGGATAATCAGTAATTGCAGTTTTCCCATCCTTACTAGACATTTTCAGTTTACTGGAATTTTTCAAATTCTCACTTGATCAGTGAGGCACCTGGCAAGTGAGAAGGGCTCTTGATTACTGTATAGAAAACAGTCCCAGAAATATTTGATATAATTcaatattaagaaaaaagggaaaaaagaatatAACCTTAATAAATACATAACAACTTACCAATGCTTAATTTAGGAAACTAGAAGGCAGAAGAAAACGTTAAAGAAAACTCGGAAGTTTGTCGTTGATGGAGTAGAAGTGAGTGTAACCACATCAAAAATAGTTACTGAAAATGATTCAAAAAGTGAGGAAATGCGATTTCTACGGTAAGTGTTTCTAAAAGTAAAATTTTCAGGAAGTTagcagctgatttttttttttaatctttgaaTAAAACAAGGGGGCTGATAATCTTATTGCAGTCATATTTGGGgattaatttacatttttttgtaGAAGTGAATGTAAAGTGTTTCTTATTAAGGCAATCAGTTCAAAATTAGTTTTACTGGGCCCAAGTTGTCAATGGTCCTTTTCTTCTCTTGTCATtttccacttctttttttttgccatcaGTATTAAGTGTTCTTTGTCCTTATTAGACGTCAAGAGCTCAGAGAGCTGAGACTTCTTCAGAAAGAGGAGCAGAGAGCCcaacagcagctcagcaatAAGCTTCTGCAGCAGCGAGAGCAGATGTACAGACGTTTTGAACAGGAAATGACAGTGAGTTTCTGCATTTTGGTGCTCTTAAAATATGACATCTTGATGGAGTAGGCAGAACAGTGCTAAGAGCAATCAGGTGTTTCCTGCCATGATGGCTCTAGCTTAGCCTTGATTCTTAAATACAAGGCAATATTTTCCATTGTGGGGGGCCCAGCTTGTGCTGGGGCTTGCTGCCACAACAGTCCATCAGGGCCATTCCTTGCTGTGCTACAGCACTTTACTTAACAGGACTGAGCTTGCTAAAAAAAGGTGCCAAATAATTTTTACAGAGTAAAAAGCGACAGTATGATCAAGAGATAGAGaacctggaaaagcagcagaagcagaCGATCGAgcgcctggagcaggagcacacAAATCGCTTACGGGATGAGGCAAAGCGCATCAAGGCTGAGCAGGAGAAGGAGTTGTCCAAATTCCAGAAtgtactgaaaaacaaaaaaaaagaggtaagAGATGATGCTAATATAGAAAATAAGGAGGATGGGTTTAGCAAACAGTTGAGATTAGGTCTCCCAGAAGCCTTGTCAAACCTGTGCTGTACTGAGGTTTGGAAGTGTCACTACCAGTCAGAATTCTGTCTCTTGTTTAACTGCCTAAAGTGAAATAGAAACAGCTGACAGGAAGCTTGAGGTATTGATTTAATCTAGAAAACATCATCAAGTtagaagattttatttttcatagactacttaataaaatatttttctctcaaatACTAAATcaagaaaaagtattttcataAAGATTATGAGAAAACTCCAGCTATAGTTACTTAGTAAATACTTAACAAATTAGAATTTCGAAGacaatttcagttttgttttgtttttgttagaCTTTTTTATTGAATGTGCTGTAATTGTTTAGAATTTCTTTATATGAAGTGACAACAATAATATGAATTTAGTTTATTAGCTCAAAAAGAAAAGCCAGGAGAGAGAAGTCTGGATAACCTAAAATCTTTTACAGTTAATTTCATAAATATCATACAGTTCAGGCAAAAGGACTGACACTGACAACTGGTGCAATTAATTTACTTGCACTGGATTAAGAAAAGGTGATATGTTTCCACATGGATTTTGCATATTAAAagctgttttatttcatttttggtTCAATTGCGTAGTGCCCATTTGTATATAAATGGCTCTAGTGTTTGCTCTGATAGTTACTAGACTCAGAGATTTCTTTAGAAAGCTGAACTGTCAATGCTTTTGCATAGAATGATCCTGTAGCACAAATGTGCATTGAAATGTAAGTTGTATTCAGTTTGAACTGTATGCCCATATGTAAAtaacaatttttcttcttttgcgGTACCTCTTGCATTTTGAGTCTCTCTCTGTTCACTGGTGATTGGGTCCTACGTGGGAAATTGGGAGAATTTTACATATTGCTCTGAGCTAAAAGCAGTTCTTTCATGGACATAGGAATAGCATGTGGTGATTTGGACTCTGTTTTCTGATGATGCTTCCACTATTAAACAAACAGGCATTTGTCTCTCAGTGCATAGTTTTGTGTTTAAAGCTTAAAAAGGCAAGGTACAGTTTGAAGGaaaatgcagctgctgctctaaAACTACCTATGTAACATTGGAGTGTACAATGGTACATTTTTGTAATTCTGAAAAAACAAACTCATCAGCAAATTAACAGATTAATAGTCAGTTGATTTAGTCAGGTTATATTTAGAATCTTTCTGCTAATCTTGTCTAATTCACCGTGTACTGAAACACGTTCCATCCCAGCATATGTGTCATGAAAAGTTTCTTGAAAACACTCTTATTTATTGGTGGGTTTTGCTTTAAATTCTTCAGAACCAAACACAACCAAAtaatgttttgtttgcttgtatGATTATTTTGAAGACATAAGCTGTGTAGATGTCATTTATGGTCAGAGACACTAATAATGGCATCTTGTAAATTCAGGTTAGAGACAGTATCAGAAATATCTGGTTTTCAATGGAAGTTTTGTTAAGCTTCCAAccatttttcacagctttaTGTGAGGTAACATACTCTGTAGTCCTTTTGCCATAGTGATTCAAGAAAATACCACTTTTGCAGGTGGTGGTTTTCTTAACTATTgactctgctggcagctgcatgGAAGCACAAGCAAGGCATTGCCGTTTCTGAGGGCATGGGCAGCATTTGCATGCAAAAAGCGCTGGCACGTCTCTCCTCTCTGCACTGCTGGCATGCATAAAGCACCTattgttctttctcttttcattaAGCTCTTTCACTAAACTAACATCCCTGCCACTGAAGTAATGCATGCTTCCCACTACCTCTAGTGCTTGACCTGCATGTCCCTATGTTCACAGTAGTGCTTGCTGTGGAGACAAAGTATTCTTTTTGCCACCTTCTGCATGCTTATATACACTGTAGGTTTTATGTGAAGTGGAGAAAGCACcaaaagagctgagaaaagagCTCATGAAACGCAAGAAAGAGGAGCTTGCACAAAGCCAGCATGCTCAGGTAACAACGGCAGCTTCAAGctactaaaataaaaaaggcagcAGTATTCACACGGCTTGATGATTGCACTTCTTGTTGTTGTTGAGTGAATATGGAAGTTAACTCAAACTAACCCTACAAACTGCTCTCTTTCTTCAAGTAGTCCCATGTCACATCTTAGACTTAACTGGGTAGAAATGTAGGAGCGACTGTTGCCAGGTTTGTACTGTCAAGTGTAGGATTTTGTGTGCTCTACTGAAAAAGAATGGTATTTTTCTACAGCAGGTTTATTTACAGTGCTTTTACAAGTGGTAAGTACTCCATGGGTCTTTCAAGTTTTAAAGGTTATAGTCAGGAGGAAGTTTTCAACTACACAAGTGCAGAGGAGGAAAATGTATCTAATATGTAAGCATGAGACATCTTGTTTATAGGAGCAGAACAAATTAggtaaaatgttatttaaatgtCAAAGTGTAGGTGTGTAGAAACTTTACAAAACATCATCTGTGATTTCATGCCTTCAGACTTGCTGCTTTTCTATGACCCAGCTATGAAGAGGGCtagtatttcagaaaaatactgGCTTTGTGATAGCCACAGCTTGTACAGAGTGAATTTGaaccacagcagagcaggtttaGATTGAGTAACTTAAAGATTAAATGTTTATGTGAGTGACCTAGTAGAAAATAATAGCAACTTTATTCCATTATGTGTTTAATTTAAGAGGGGATTTCCCAGGATAGAAGGTGATTGAGTTGCAGCACTTTCCCCACACCAAAGATACCTGTCTTTAAACTttttaaggaaacaaaaatcTAATTTTTCATAGTGCTTGTAGAGACATGGTTAATTTCCTTTGCTGCTTTCAATTTCTTGAAGAGAGGTGAAAGAAGAGTTTAAATGTGAAATATCCTTGGAACGACAAGTGCTAAAACAACGTGCAGCTGCTTAGTTTTAGAATATCTAGAACTTCCATCAGCATCTACTTGTGTGATTAACCTTGACATTTCAAATGCTTATTACTAACGTACAGCAGATctcatttcttcccttttttaagAATAGAAATGTTTCACTGTATTGTGACACAGAATTACATTGTGTCCCACAGGGTGTTGCTCAGGTTATGATTCAGTCTTTTCAGTTGTCTTCATGTACGCTTTTCAACGCACAAATGCAGGATGTAAGTCTTAAAATGCAACACAGTGCAAGTTTATCTTCCTAATTTTCCAGATGtgtgttttttctcttctgctcaTATGTGCTGATCAATATCACTGCTGTCTCCAAACTGGTTAGCACCAATTTAGACCATTGTGCACTATCCATTGTCAAAAGTTCCAAAAGACAGTAGTTACTCAGTCTGAGCAAGACACTGAGGGTTCGCACATGCAACATGATACTTGTTCAGCACATGTGAGAAACATTGTGTGACTTGTATTCTGTGTGTGCAGTGAAACCatgtattttaaagatgtttaTTTTAAGATACCTACTGGGCATAACCAAGTGGTACTTTGAAAAAGGTTGGCTGCCTTGCACTGTCTGCCTTTAAACCACCCAATACATTCTTCAGTAAAGTGAGTGACATTTATTTTATGTGATACTTGAGTAGATGTGAGAAGTAGAAAGGCCAGTCTATTTCCTGAGATTGCCTTGTTTATCTTACAGCACTAGCAGGTATAAAACTTCATCAGAGTTACTCTGTAAAGAGCAGCAATGATATTTAAATGATTAAATGTGTAAAACTCAAGCATGATCAGTTTTTGACCATGACTACACTAGAACAGCTTTCCCCACTCCCTCCAAATCAAAAATCTCCCAGCAGATTAAACACTGTGTTAATTATGTGTCTGCATCCTCAGAATATTCAACTTGTAGTAgtatttttaacctttttaggtataaagggaaaaaacaggattttttttgtccccCTATAAATTCGGTTAGGTGTGTCTGACTTAATTTACAGACATCACCTTCCAGTTCTTTTTGTACCCTGAAGTCTGTTACTGTCAGCTTAATTCACCTCTGGTTTTATGTTACCTGTCTCAGTAAGAGACATGAAAGCCTCACCTATGAATAACTTTATGTGGAGATCAAAACCAGGATTTTTCTggtcaaaataaaaaatatttttaatgaacaTTTAATTCCATTTGTTATGGACTTGAGCAGCCCACCTTGACTCTGACAAGACCCTGCCATTGTCCTTTCTTTTGGCCTTGATACCATGCTAGAAGCATCTGATTCAGTTTCTTGTTTTAAGGCaggtgtgagtgtgtgtgtgtgtgcatgcttGCATGCTCATAGCTGTGGTTTTTAATAGTGGCAAAGAAGAAAGGCAGCAGGAGGTCTTGGGGTGTGGGAGGGCAACTCAGTGCTGTCTGCTTTTCATGATGGGATGTAACAGTGATagccctggaaaatgggaagaTGCAGGTGATAAATCCCTTTGTGAGgagccagctcagctcaggTGTGAGCAGGTGACACCCCAGCAGAACCATGGGGTTTCTACACGGTGGTCCTGCAGAACTCCCAGCCTCAACAGCCCTGCCCTAAGGACAAGACGAACCACACAGATCTGAAACCCAGCTGTGTAAATAAATAGGCTTTAGCTAATCACCCAAAGCAGAATAACCATACATACCTTTATTTCCTTACATATATGAATAATTAACCCTTTGTAGAATGAGATCAACTTTAGATTGAGTACTGTCTTTGCTAGCTCTGAACCTGCAACTTGTTCTGAGGAGAGACAGGAGATGGAATGAGTTGCAGGTGACTGGATAGACTGTTAGCTTTGGTCTTATTTCTGAACGTATTATTGAAACATGAATATGCTCTTACCtacacagaaaatacaaaagaTGGATAATTTGATAGCCAAGTCACACTAGCTCAAATTTTCATAGCTGTATTTGTTTTCATATATAGCTAATGCTGAGAGAACTGGGAGTTTCATTAACATGTAATGTGGTTGGAAGAACCCAGTTTAATTTACTTCTATTGGTTCTTACCAGGAGCAGGAGTTCGTGCAGAAACAGCAACAAGAACTGGATGCAtctctgaagaaaataattcagcaGCAGAAGACAGAACTGGCCACTATTGAACGAGATTGCCTCAACAACAAACAGCAGCTCATGAGAGGTACCCAGCACCAGGCTCTGCCTTGGAAACAGGCACTGGTGTTTAGTAAAACAATGGTCTTTATTCACTTTATGAAATCAAAAATCTTCATGACCAATCTAGAACTGTAACAACAACATTTTCTATGAAACAgcattgtttttaaaatgcactTATACATCTGAACACACACCAGGAGGTTGGGAAGTACGGGATAGGATTGCAATTCCTGAACCAGCCTTTCTGTTCTTTCCAGCTCGTGAAGCTGCATtctgggagctggaggagcgGCACCTACAGGAGAAACACCAACTCCTCAAGCAGCAGCTCAAGGATCAGTATTTCATGCAGAGGCACCAGCTGCTTAAGAGGCATGAAAAAGTTAGTGTTGACTTTGGCACTTTCTTCTGTGTATTATAATATCCATTTTTTTATCAAGCAGTCTTAAGATCTCTTCTGGTGCCGTATGTTTGCACAGGCAAGACCCAGACAAGTATTTTGAAGATGTTATGTGCTctattgaaattaaaaaaaatctcactcaCCTTACTCGAATACCATAGTAACATATAGAAGTATAAATTCTTATATTTTCCCTTttgattctttaaaaaaaaaaagaacaccaACCAACCACAACATCAGTCTTTTACTATAAAAAATACCAAATTCTGTTTATCCACCAAAACCAATTTTGATTTGTGTTTGAACAAATCTGTTCAGAAGTAAATAACTGTGGAATTAAATGAGCAGAATGAACTGGATTAGCTTTTGAGCAAGTAGCTGGCAACTGTCTCTTTATAGCGAAATCCTTATTTTCCACAAGGCATTTTGGTTTTTATAGAATACACCAAAGAAAACAGTTCAATTTCTGAAACTGTAAACCAGTAGGGAGGTGTTTGAGGATCTCTTGATGATCAGAGCATGAGCAGCCTCCACTGCAGGCTTGTTCTGTCCACTCTGGTTTATCCCATGTGGGCTGTTGCTTTCTCCAGCTTTTTAAAGCAAACTGCACCTCCATAGCTGTAGCCCAGGTGAGTTACACAAAAATTAGTTTCTCCTTCTGAATAACAGGCTTTGTAAAAGGCAGAGTTGAGTAAGCACTGGTAAAATATATGTGTATTTACATTTATTAGAGAATTTTCTTTGGGTTGGGCAAGATCCAGAGCTCTCTGCAAGAACTCCCTCCTCCCCACTGTTactcctggggctgggaatggtttctGCTGAGAGGCACTGACGCACACCAGGGACTTATTAATGAAAGAGATGTACACTGTATAACATCACAGCTACTGTGTAATATTTCCACATGGTTAACATTTCAGGAAACAGAACAAATGCAGAGGTATAATCAACGCCTTATAGAGGAGTTAAAGAACAAGCAAACTCAGGAAAGAGCCAGACTGCCTAAAATCCAGCGAAGTGAAGCAAAGACTCGGATGGCCATGTTTAAGAAAAGTTTAAGAATCAATTCATTTGCCTCTCCAGACCAAGATCGTGAAAAAATTAAGCAGGTAATTAATACATTAATATTTAATAGTTTTAATGGCGTAAATGCCAAATGTGCTGTAAATGTGAGGATGAAATAGAGTGCACTCTCACAAGCTCTCAGCTGGTACCAAACTGGGCTGATGCACAGGATGGGGTGAGAGGAAATCATCCTTCCCTGTGGTGAGCCCCTTCTGAAGTTCTGGGTCCAGTCCTGGGCTTCCCAGTACAAGTCAGACACGGATTCATTGGAGTGAGTCGTGCAAAGGGCCTTGAAGATGGCTGAGAGACTGTCACATGAGGAGTCACCTGGGGTAcctgggatgctgcagcctgcaggagaATAGGCTCAGCAGGGTCTTATCCATGTCTATAAGTACCCAACAGAGGGAGCAAAGAAGGTGGACCCAGACTTTTCTCAGTGATGCtaagtgacaggatgagaggcagcagccacattgaa
Proteins encoded:
- the SLK gene encoding STE20-like serine/threonine-protein kinase isoform X1, with the protein product MSFFNFRKIFKLGGEKKKKQYEHVKRDLNPEEFWEIIGELGDGAFGKVFKAQNKETKVLAAAKVIDTKSEEELEDYMVEIDILASCDHANIVKLLDAFYYENNLWILIEFCAGGAVDAVMLELERPLTEPQIKVVCRQTLEALNYLHENKIIHRDLKAGNILFTLDGDIKLADFGVSAKNTRTIQRRDSFIGTPYWMAPEVVMCETSKDRPYDYKADIWSLGITLIEMAQIEPPHHELNPMRVLLKIAKSDPPTLAQPSKWSSDFKDFLKKCLEKNVDARWSATQLLQHPFVTVTSNKPIRELIAEAKAEVTEEVEDGKDEDEEEETENSLQLPAEKRASSDLSIASSEEDKLSQNASVLESLSEKTESNAIEDKTTGDESEDIKFRKTADNIHDTPVSDVKVQNGSLPAGEDEQGKMVPAEKNTESLEKMHEDTEPQKGGKELDVEIKNEPNLEIEKENSMADEQIEDDKLKVLPVTEDRVETEEGISKETDEKEEEKRMDLLDGEEEKVPAENRDTEQKEDKGEAQKEAVIDTTAETLPNATVEVSDEEKELIKHGIDNIKEIGAIAETSISDGDKIPELEDKPVESQAKQVHEIISSEETLSESQDTVIEVDKKLAESENEGISDINSTEETKIKDSGKDIVDQKTLQTKPEDIPDKLMDKLTGMDQNSGESGPENIQETNVQVDKEPLAVTSDEIMKNKLQDTVSEQADESEVTPVPSISISTEENEKVKTDNQGNTETLQQLESENLKENDADSGTGSTADNSSIDLNLSISSFLSKNKETGSISLQETRRQKKTLKKTRKFVVDGVEVSVTTSKIVTENDSKSEEMRFLRRQELRELRLLQKEEQRAQQQLSNKLLQQREQMYRRFEQEMTSKKRQYDQEIENLEKQQKQTIERLEQEHTNRLRDEAKRIKAEQEKELSKFQNVLKNKKKEVLCEVEKAPKELRKELMKRKKEELAQSQHAQEQEFVQKQQQELDASLKKIIQQQKTELATIERDCLNNKQQLMRAREAAFWELEERHLQEKHQLLKQQLKDQYFMQRHQLLKRHEKETEQMQRYNQRLIEELKNKQTQERARLPKIQRSEAKTRMAMFKKSLRINSFASPDQDREKIKQFAVQEEKRQKNERLAQHQKHENQMRDLQLQCEANIRELHQLQNEKCHLLVEHETQKLKELDEEHSQELKEWREKLRPRKKMLEEEFARKLQEQEVFFKMTGESECLNPSAQSRISKFYPIPSLHSTGS
- the SLK gene encoding STE20-like serine/threonine-protein kinase isoform X3; translated protein: MSFFNFRKIFKLGGEKKKKQYEHVKRDLNPEEFWEIIGELGDGAFGKVFKAQNKETKVLAAAKVIDTKSEEELEDYMVEIDILASCDHANIVKLLDAFYYENNLWILIEFCAGGAVDAVMLELERPLTEPQIKVVCRQTLEALNYLHENKIIHRDLKAGNILFTLDGDIKLADFGVSAKNTRTIQRRDSFIGTPYWMAPEVVMCETSKDRPYDYKADIWSLGITLIEMAQIEPPHHELNPMRVLLKIAKSDPPTLAQPSKWSSDFKDFLKKCLEKNVDARWSATQLLQHPFVTVTSNKPIRELIAEAKAEVTEEVEDGKDEDEEEETENSLQLPAEKRASSDLSIASSEEDKLSQNASVLESLSEKTESNAIEDKTTGDESEDIKFRKTADNIHDTPVSDVKVQNGSLPAGEDEQGKMVPAEKNTESLEKMHEDTEPQKGGKELDVEIKNEPNLEIEKENSMADEQIEDDKLKVLPVTEDRVETEEGISKETDEKEEEKRMDLLDGEEEKVPAENRDTEQKEDKGEAQKEAVIDTTAETLPNATVEVSDEEKELIKHGIDNIKEIGAIAETSISDGDKIPELEDKPVESQAKQVHEIISSEETLSESQDTVIEVDKKLAESENEGISDINSTEETKIKDSGKDIVDQKTLQTKPEDIPDKLMDKLTGMDQNSGESGPENIQETNVQVDKEPLAVTSDEIMKNKLQDTVSEQADESEVTPVPSISISTEENEKVKTDNQGNTETLQQLESENLKENDADSGTGSTADNSSIDLNLSISSFLSKNKETGSISLQETRRQKKTLKKTRKFVVDGVEVSVTTSKIVTENDSKSEEMRFLRRQELRELRLLQKEEQRAQQQLSNKLLQQREQMYRRFEQEMTSKKRQYDQEIENLEKQQKQTIERLEQEHTNRLRDEAKRIKAEQEKELSKFQNVLKNKKKEGVAQVMIQSFQLSSCTLFNAQMQDEQEFVQKQQQELDASLKKIIQQQKTELATIERDCLNNKQQLMRAREAAFWELEERHLQEKHQLLKQQLKDQYFMQRHQLLKRHEKETEQMQRYNQRLIEELKNKQTQERARLPKIQRSEAKTRMAMFKKSLRINSFASPDQDREKIKQFAVQEEKRQKNERLAQHQKHENQMRDLQLQCEANIRELHQLQNEKCHLLVEHETQKLKELDEEHSQELKEWREKLRPRKKMLEEEFARKLQEQEVFFKMTGESECLNPSAQSRISKFYPIPSLHSTGS
- the SLK gene encoding STE20-like serine/threonine-protein kinase isoform X4 → MSFFNFRKIFKLGGEKKKKQYEHVKRDLNPEEFWEIIGELGDGAFGKVFKAQNKETKVLAAAKVIDTKSEEELEDYMVEIDILASCDHANIVKLLDAFYYENNLWILIEFCAGGAVDAVMLELERPLTEPQIKVVCRQTLEALNYLHENKIIHRDLKAGNILFTLDGDIKLADFGVSAKNTRTIQRRDSFIGTPYWMAPEVVMCETSKDRPYDYKADIWSLGITLIEMAQIEPPHHELNPMRVLLKIAKSDPPTLAQPSKWSSDFKDFLKKCLEKNVDARWSATQLLQHPFVTVTSNKPIRELIAEAKAEVTEEVEDGKDEDEEEETENSLQLPAEKRASSDLSIASSEEDKLSQNASVLESLSEKTESNAIEDKTTGDESEDIKFRKTADNIHDTPVSDVKVQNGSLPAGEDEQGKMVPAEKNTESLEKMHEDTEPQKGGKELDVEIKNEPNLEIEKENSMADEQIEDDKLKVLPVTEDRVETEEGISKETDEKEEEKRMDLLDGEEEKVPAENRDTEQKEDKGEAQKEAVIDTTAETLPNATVEVSDEEKELIKHGIDNIKEIGAIAETSISDGDKIPELEDKPVESQAKQVHEIISSEETLSESQDTVIEVDKKLAESENEGISDINSTEETKIKDSGKDIVDQKTLQTKPEDIPDKLMDKLTGMDQNSGESGPENIQETNVQVDKEPLAVTSDEIMKNKLQDTVSEQADESEVTPVPSISISTEENEKVKTDNQGNTETLQQLESENLKENDADSGTGSTADNSSIDLNLSISSFLSKNKETGSISLQETRRQKKTLKKTRKFVVDGVEVSVTTSKIVTENDSKSEEMRFLRRQELRELRLLQKEEQRAQQQLSNKLLQQREQMYRRFEQEMTSKKRQYDQEIENLEKQQKQTIERLEQEHTNRLRDEAKRIKAEQEKELSKFQNVLKNKKKEEQEFVQKQQQELDASLKKIIQQQKTELATIERDCLNNKQQLMRAREAAFWELEERHLQEKHQLLKQQLKDQYFMQRHQLLKRHEKETEQMQRYNQRLIEELKNKQTQERARLPKIQRSEAKTRMAMFKKSLRINSFASPDQDREKIKQFAVQEEKRQKNERLAQHQKHENQMRDLQLQCEANIRELHQLQNEKCHLLVEHETQKLKELDEEHSQELKEWREKLRPRKKMLEEEFARKLQEQEVFFKMTGESECLNPSAQSRISKFYPIPSLHSTGS